In Oscillospiraceae bacterium, the genomic window CAGCGCGGCCACCACTTTGCCGCTTTTGCGCAGCGGCACGCCGATGCAGCGGATGCCCCGGGTGCTTTCCTCACACTCGTAGGCAAAGCCGCTGGCCCGGATCTCGGCCAGCTGGTCGGCCAGGAGGCGGAAGTCGGTGATGGTGTGCTCGGTCAGCGGGTACAGGCCGTCGTAATACAGGGCCTTGAGCTGGGGCAGCTGGTAGTCGGCCAGCAGAGCCTTGCCCACGCCGGTGGCGTAGGCCGGCAGGCTGCGGCCCTCCACCGTGACGGTACGGCTGCGCAGCGGGGTCTCCACCTTTTTGAGGTAATAGACATCCCCGTTTTTCAGGCTGCCGAGGTGGCATGTCTCGTGGCAGACCGACACGATGTCGTGCATCAGGCGGTAGATCTCCCGCAGGGCGCTGGCTTCGTCCAGATAGGTGTTTCCAATGCGGAACGCCATGCGGCCGATGCGGTAGTGATGATCCTGGTCGTCCAGGGTCAGGTAGCCGCGGTCCCGCAGGGTGTGCAGCAGCGGGGAGATGCTGCCTTTGGCAATGCCCAGCTGCTGCGACAGCTGGGTCAGGGTGTAACCGCTGCCGTTCAGGCTGCACAGCTCCAGAATATCCAGCGCGCGTGCCAGGGAACGGTGGGCATCTCCGGAAGGCATGGGTCTCACTTCCTTTCCTTATATATAGGGCCTCTGAGAGGCATTCGGACCAGGTCGGGAAAACGACGAAGGTGTTCCGATGTGTTCCGCACAGGAATCCTGAAAACACCGGACGTGTTCGGATATCGGGCTGTATTGAAACTCGCGTTCCGATATCTGAACAAAAATTGTGCGCTTTCTGGTTCGGACGGCTGAAAACTGCAGGCCGTCCGCCCTTTTTTCGGCGGCCGGAGCGCCGCCGATCGTTGCCTTTTGCACGGGATGCAGACGTTTTTGGGGCCTGCGACGGCATTGTCGGACAACTTAATAAATTGCAAACGATTAAAAATAAGCGAAACGTCGTTGCTTTTGAAAGTGACTTGGATTTTTTTCTGGAAATCCCTGCTCCAATTTCAGTATACGACACCGGAAAATAGACTGCAAGGGGCAGTTTGTTTTTCGTGGAAATGACATAATTATGAACAAGAAAACTATAAAATACGCCAAAAATGGTTCTTTTTGAAGAAAATGTTAAAAATCTATTGACGGATGATGCAAAAATTGGTACATTTATTTCAGCAAGGTTGTTGTCGGACAACGACCCCACGGTGCCGGCCCGCAGCGGGGAAATGTCTGACAGCCACATCGGCCCGAGCGGACCCTGCGCCGGGCTGAGGAAAATGATTCTAAGGAGGAAATGAAACTATGTTGGATCCCAAATACATCCCATTGTTTATCGGCGGCTTTATTGCATGGATCTGCTTTATGATCTTTGTGGGCTGGATCACCAGCCGCGGCAAAAATGAGGGCAGCAGCTTCCTGACCGGCGGCGGCAACCTCGGCTTCTTCCTGATCTTCTGCACCGTGGGTGCAACCATGATCGGCACCGGTTCTTCCATGGGCGCCATCGGCAACGGCTTCAACCACGGCTGGGGCGGCGCCATCTACGGCCTGGGCGCATCGGCAGGTATCCTTTCCATGCTGCTGTTCACCAAGGCAAAGAACAAGGGCTTCCTGACCATGTCTGAGGAAGCACAGTATTACTACGGCGGCAAAAAGATCATCCGCCAGGTTATGGGCTTTATGATGTTCGTCATCGAGATCATCTGGCTGGGCAACCACCTGAACGGCGGTGCCAAGTACCTGGCTTACGTCACCCAGCTGCCCGACGTTACCTGTAAGATCATCACCGTTCTGGGCTTCGGCATCTACGTGTTCATCGGCGGCTACATGGCCGTTGTTACCACCGACGCTGTCCAGTTCATCGCCATCCTCATCGGCTTCCTGACCATCGCTGTCCGTGCTATCCCCCTGGCAGGCGGCTACCAGAACGTGGTGGATACCTTCACCGCTGCTGGCAAGCCCGGCGCAATGACCTTCTACGGCCTGGGCTCCTACGGTGTCATGGCTGCCATAGCACTGGTGTTGTCCACAGCCATGGGCGTTATCGGCACCCCCACCCACCGTACCCGTATCTACACCTCCAAGGACGAAAAGACTGCCCGCAAGGCCTTCCTGGGCCAGGGCATCCTGCTGTTCGGCTGGAGCTTTGTTACCGCCATCATCGGCATGAGCTGCTTTGCCATCGCCACCATGAATGGTGACACCCTGGCCAGCGGCGACTACGCCTTTGCTTACATGGCTACCAACGCACTGCCCCCGGTCATCGGCATGATGTTCATGATCTGCGGCCTGTCCGCTACCATGTCCTCCGGTGACTCCGACGCCATCTCCGGCGTTACCATCCTGCTGACCGACGTGTACCCCAGCGTCACCGGCAAGACCATCAAAGAAGAAGATTACGCCAAGTACAGCCGTATCGCTCTGATCTGCACCCTGGGCGCTGCCTTCTTCATCACCCTGTTCGTCAACGACGTTATCGGCTACATCTCCACCATCGTGGGCGCCTTCCTGCCC contains:
- a CDS encoding IclR family transcriptional regulator, with protein sequence MPSGDAHRSLARALDILELCSLNGSGYTLTQLSQQLGIAKGSISPLLHTLRDRGYLTLDDQDHHYRIGRMAFRIGNTYLDEASALREIYRLMHDIVSVCHETCHLGSLKNGDVYYLKKVETPLRSRTVTVEGRSLPAYATGVGKALLADYQLPQLKALYYDGLYPLTEHTITDFRLLADQLAEIRASGFAYECEESTRGIRCIGVPLRKSGKVVAALSVAFPLERYSDAAAASARQALDEARRQIERMLCSVELQF
- a CDS encoding sodium:solute symporter family protein, giving the protein MLDPKYIPLFIGGFIAWICFMIFVGWITSRGKNEGSSFLTGGGNLGFFLIFCTVGATMIGTGSSMGAIGNGFNHGWGGAIYGLGASAGILSMLLFTKAKNKGFLTMSEEAQYYYGGKKIIRQVMGFMMFVIEIIWLGNHLNGGAKYLAYVTQLPDVTCKIITVLGFGIYVFIGGYMAVVTTDAVQFIAILIGFLTIAVRAIPLAGGYQNVVDTFTAAGKPGAMTFYGLGSYGVMAAIALVLSTAMGVIGTPTHRTRIYTSKDEKTARKAFLGQGILLFGWSFVTAIIGMSCFAIATMNGDTLASGDYAFAYMATNALPPVIGMMFMICGLSATMSSGDSDAISGVTILLTDVYPSVTGKTIKEEDYAKYSRIALICTLGAAFFITLFVNDVIGYISTIVGAFLPGVAVAMLLGRFWKRVNWQGGLACIGSGTLLGVLILVLPSFKNWINATMGGPAVPATIISLVFGIVVSLMFPADTTPDDVRLKHVMDDRRGTVVEKVAAAEAAAEEEEDL